The Gossypium raimondii isolate GPD5lz chromosome 2, ASM2569854v1, whole genome shotgun sequence genome segment aaaaaaaagggcacGATTTATTTCCAAATTTCTCCTCCTAAAATCTCCAAATTAAAGGAGCTCCGCTACTAGAGCAGATAAGGTTTTTGAAATTCCTTTTGTGCTTTCTCTCTgtcaaaaaagaacaaaatccCTAAATATAAGAGTTTCTCCTCAACCGTGTAGATAGCTAAAACCCCTTTCTTTTAAGTTCccatttaaaccctaaattcctAACATCAAAATCTAAGCAACAAAGCAATGGCAGAGGGGgtaggagaagaaaagaagaaattttcacTGGGATTTGCCAGATGTGCCAATGGGTCAACTTCCACCACATCTTGAACTCCAACGAAGTCGTGTTTCATGCAATAAGGACGCCCCTATCCATGTATTTCTCTCttaccccctttttttttatcaccTAAAGTACACATCTTCAGttgaaattttttcatgaaCACCCTTTTATTCATATATGGAGTGTTAAGAAACAGTGGTTTCTTGGGGTTGTTTAATTgggtaattaaaaaaatggagcCTTTTTCCTTATTTGGGGTTTGGGTTAGTTTCTTTGTATCATCTGTCTTGTTCTGTTCTTAAGGTTCTGAAATTTGTGGGtctctttttttgtattataattaAACGTCTTATGTTTTGGGTGCTTTTGTTGCTTGTAGACTGAGAGGATTCAATATTTTGGCGCTTATGCATCGATGGGAATTGATAATAGTTCACGACTTGACCGATTCTCTAACAACTTTAGAGTTGAAGTGGTTCGACTCAATGAAGATGACATGGAGTTTGATATGATCGGTATTGATGCAGCTATTGCCAATTCATTCAGGGGGATCCTTATAGCTGAGGTCTGTGACTTTTTGGTCTACCTCTTTTCAGTGCTAACATATGCTATGTTAATGACAATATTGCCAATTTATGGAGTTTACCCTTAGGGCACTTGGTAATTCTTTATTGCCAATTTATGGAGTTTACCCTTAGGGCACTTGGTAATTCTTTACTTTTTGTCTCTTTCAATTGTAGAAAATGATCAGCCAAATGAAAAGAACACCATTGTTTTCAAACTCCATGTTTAGTGTAAAAGAGGTAGTCCACATATTACAGGTACGGTTTTGGGCTTTATCAGTGAAACATgaaacctttttacttaaatgaaattaataggTCTTCCCTTTATAGCTTTGCCTTGTTTCTAATGATGTATAATAATGCAGTTAAATCGGATGCATTAAAGTGGTTGCCTAATGGGAGTGAACTGGTTAAGGAAACAAGAAATGCAGCTTCAGATTCATCATCAAAGCCTGAAACATACACTTACTTCGGTTGCAGTCAAGAGACCATTCCAGAATTTGTCAAGAACCCCATTATCCCTAAGTATCCAGATATTATTATTGCTAAACTTGGCCCTGGCCAGGTATATTTTACATGCTTTTGTTTGTTTCAAAAATTGCTCATAAAGCATGTCAAGATGGCAGATCATGCCTTAGGTTTAGAAAAAATCTCTTCGCGAGCTAAATGTGGTGCTAGTAGATTAAGAAGGTTTTGTGTACTGCTCTCATTAGTTCAGGAACCGTTTTAAAGTTGTTAGAAGTTAATCTAATCCTTATGAAGTTTTTCGAGTGTACTAAAAGTTCCAACTTTTTTGCTAGGAAATTGAACTGGAAGCACATGCTGTTAAAGGCATTGGGAAAACACATGCAAAGTGGTCCCCAGTGGCCACTGCTTGGTATCGGATGCTTCCTGAGTTAAGGATAGACTGTAACTGtagatttcttcttttctaaacCCATTTCATTTCTTTCGTTTATTCTATCTCATTTTGACTCtatattattacaatattatgatatatttatatatttaggttGTATTATTAGAAGATATCGAAGATGACCTTGCTGAAGAACTCAAAAGCAAATGCCCTGTTAATGTGTTTGATATAGAAGATCTTGGAAAAGGTACTTCTGTTCATTATGATTTGTTGTCTATATggtgtaaattttggtaattatgtttttttcctCTATAAAAGGGTTTTCCAATATTCCGTTGCTAAATGTGGATTATATTCCTCTAATAGTGGGGTTAGTAGCTATGTGATAGTGCTGACCGGTTCTGCTTGATATGCTTTAGCATGTGAAGTTAGGAGATATTGTTTTAGGTACATTTCCTAATGAAGAATTTGGCTGCCAAGCAGGTAGGAGAAGGGCAACTGTAGCAAGGCCACGTGCGTGCACACTTTGCAGAGAATGCATAAGAGGTGACGATTGGGAGAAACGTGTGGCACTGCGCCATGTTAAAGATCATTTCATATGTAAGTAATGTGGGGCTACTCTATGTCTTCTGCATGTGTTGTCAAAACTAGTTCTAGATTTCTTTAATGCCATTGCatgattaatatattttcattgatTTCAAACCAACTTAAGGTTACGCACAACTTAAGATTCATATGTTTTTCTCCCCTTTTCTACTCACCATTGAATCTACTGGAGCATTACCTCCTGAAATTCTATTTACTGAAGCAGTGAAGATTTTAGAAGACAAGTGTGAACGTGTGATAACGGAGCTCTCATGATGCTTTTAATATGGTTAGTAAGGATGAGAGAAGCAATGGATTCTTTATTAATCCAAGGAGATTTTCTTGCCTCCTAGcaaatctttttcatttctcatcttttGGTTCATGGATGGGATTTGGAGGGGCAGATGGTAtgattcacatatatatatatatatatgtataaagtgGATTTTTGTGAGTTAATGTGTAATGAGAGGGATAGATTATTGGTGATGGgctttttacatttttggtcttgaattaatatatagttGTAATACAAGGATCCATGGTTTAACCTTATGAAGTGGCCAATTCATCAGCTTTGCTTTTAGTGGCATAAAAACAGTAAAATTGCATCAGTTCTCTGATGAATGATTGATTGGTTATTAGTACAGTGATTAGATCAGTGGATTTTTTTAGGGCagaaagaatatatttatattgtctGTGTAACTTGCAGCAAAAACCTACATTTGAGCTATCTTTCCATTgcttattttagttttgattctaaatttttatttttactttaatatttacgacaatttgagttctaacttttggattttcattgtgttattaatttattattttaaattctaaaactaaattcattaatttttatatttagttttaaagttaaaattttcatagaaaatttaatttaaataatatttttatttatccttaaaagtatatttaaagattaaatttaaaaaataagacataatataatatttatcataaaaataaatattattggattaaaataatttttttaaagattatgtttttagcggcgtttttgaaaaaagtgccgctaaaggtcgtggtctttagcggcgtttgtgggaaaagcgccgttaaaggtcgtggtctttagcggcgtttgtgaaaaaagcgccgctaaagatagcTGTTTTTAGCGGTGATTGtagaaaaagcgccgctaaaggcctaaaaaagcgtcgctaaaagcctgttttggtgtagtgactaCGCTACTTCAGAGttagatttttaaattctaaGGCGAACACAAAAAATTGaatatcaaaacaaatattcatataatcatatttaattgAAACCTTCATTCGTTCCACATTTCCTCTCTTGTTGTTTATCTTTTTggtttccttatattttttttctcaagtttgGTTGATGGAgtagataataatattttttgcaGAATCTGGTAGGAACTAAGTTATTCATATTTGAATATGACCATTTGATTCGAGTATGAGACCGGTCCTTGTATTAATGCCCAAATACACATTATAGCAATATTTGTTCAATTACTTTGATACAAGGTTGGGCTGGGTATGAATAAGGGCCTGTAAAACAAATAGTAAATTATGGAGTGTTAGGACTTGCGCTCCGAGACTTTCCCATGCTTTAGTAAAAAAGTTCATCAAATCTGTTGTATAAAGCCAATAGAGATGGTGATAAGCCTTCTCTCTCACCCTATACCTTTGGAGTAGTGGTCTAGGCTTTGGTGAGGACCAAGACTTGTGCATCAAACTACTTAGGCCATTAGATACCTCTTTGTTAACTTTCTTGTCTGCCCTTCGTCAGATTTGATAAGCAAATATTTGTTATGCATTTTATTCTCTTATTCTGCATTGTTTTAAACtgatttttagttagttttgagtttttttagttgattttataaatacttatagaatgattattttagaattttttatttttattttttactttttagataCTTCTTATTTAATAAACTTTTGCAATGTATTTTGTAGGCAAAGAAACAAGTTTGAGGAAGGAAGAACGAATTTGGAGGCggcgaaaaaaaaaaagctagaAAAAGGCGAAAGTGTATTTTACCTCTTGAAGCCGCGGCTTGGCCTCGACTTTTGCATTGTATTTTCTTATCTCGTTTTAAACAATGAAATGTGATCTTTCCACCTCAGTTCTTGATGTTGCCATAAAATCCTTGCATGAAGTGTCTTTTAGCATtcagaagagagagagagaaaggcCATCTTAGGttaaaatagttttctttagtttattttcataattcttAGGAAGGATTATTGAACTTTGGATTTGCTCGTGATTGTAATAAgagatttatttaatattaaatttaattagtttcaCTTTCAAGAAAGtaagttttcttagttttctttttttcgttaggtactatttttatatcttttacattACTTGGAAATCTACAATGtgctaaaaatatttatgtggTTGGGAGGTCCATAGGTCAATGGCTTAGTAACCGAAATAGGattaaacatttattataacacccttaattcggcctagatgttatggtcaAACCTAGAGTGATTACGTAAAACGgttgaaaatttagttttttggAAATGTTGAAAAACAATGCAATTTCTGTTACTTAAAAACTccaatttaatagaaattatttttaatttagctttTTAAGTTGAAACGAtgtacaattttattttctaaaatcagtTACCTTGTAGCAGAAATTCTTAGGTTGTTGTTCTTTTGGAAAATCCAATTCGTTGTTTCAAAATCGATTGATTTACAGAAAAATCGTTTAAACAACTTTCATGCATAAACCGAAAATAAGTTCAAAAACCAAAACGATCCCAAATAGTCCAAAATTACGAAAACACTTTAACCCcgtcataaaataataatgaaaataaaaataattaaacaaactaGTTTTATATCCGAGCCCCCGTCGCACATACCCGCCTAAGTCTGAGAATTACCTAAAAATATCAATCAAACAGAATATGAGTTTTTGAAACTCGGTGTATAGCGAATAACTTAAATAGTAGATGCATATCATacaaattttagcaaaaatagaATCATATCAGAGCAGTAAAGATACAGACATATAATCTTACCCTCATCCGCTACAAACCAACTCCAACCctcccaacacaccatatggggtataaaacactcatccatccctacacaccacttagtgtCGGTATGAAACTTAACAGAAtagttgcagctgagctgccagataaATGGTGAATTATCACCTTTTCCAAAAATACTTCCTCCACATAGTAAAACCCATCCCAGAAACAGTTACATAACAGTAATCAGACATACTCATCAAATATACgcataccataatttctgcaaaGCATGTACAATATTTTTTGGTTGTTCCTATAGCCCATTGCACAATTTACTCATCATAAATCATTTCAGATACAGAACATAAATCAGAATTCATGCAAACAGATGACCAGATTTCATATCTTATAGTCTACTTAAGCACATACCGACCCCACGGAAGGCCCACGGTCGATCAAAACAACGTACACGGTCCTAGggaaaacttttcaattttgggCCCACACACCCCAAAATGGCCCagaccatgtgtcacacacggcctaccacacggtcgtgtagcGTCAACAGACTATTGCTGCTTTCACCGATTActattttttcgtatttttggTACACACCTTGACTAATTTCGATGTAAAATCACTCACAAGTATTCCAAAACCTAACCACGTCAATTACAAATCCATTAACATGATTTACCAAACCCgattcataaaaattcaagaacattttccctcaaaattaacaaaattaataccTCGACTACTCGATTAATTACTTATCGTTAAGGAAACAACAAccaataaaaatctaattagtCAATGGCGCGAACGAATCAAAATCTCCACCTACGAAACACACACCAATGCCTCAATATTCAAGAAACCCCAAAATCACCAAATTGATATCCCCAACCTAACATAATAGACAATGAAACAATACCAAACTTACCACAGTCTCTTGAACATGACACTACGAATAACACTCCTAAAATGACTCAATGGCCCCAACAAAAACAAGATTTGATTTGACAGAAACCAAGAAAAACTAAAGCAAGAGACAAAGAGATGGAAACGAAAACGGCGTGAAGtgggaagagaagaaaaaaagaaaaacgttGGAGAAGTGTAGCAGATTTTTAGggtcaaaaataaattaaaactaaaaaaaaatcaactacAAATCTCTGACCAACTCACTCCTTCCCTTTAACACTTATCCACCTACAAGAGTTAAATTCCAATCCAAACACTACTACCTGCTCACATACAAGCAGCAAAAACAATTTCCTTTTTCCCACACAAGAGATTCAAACCTTAGACCCCCATCACAATACCAAGACCCTCAAACACTTAAGCAAGCACTCAAATATTGACtagatttaacaaaaaaacaacTCATAATTTTGGGACGTTACATTTATATAGAAAAGATGGATATGGCTTAATTTTCTTGATAAGTAcccaaaatcgggtattacacatatataaaataaatctattatttttaataacatTAGATGTACTCAAATATTATGGAGGGTGCAACAGTTGTGCTTCTGAGCATACCTTAGACGTACTCAAgtaacttcatatcaacattccgttggttgaagcacttgaacaaatgccgaactacatcaaattcatgaaggatatcctatcaaaaaatgaagacttggagaatttgagacagtAGTCCTGATAAaagaatgcagtgcatatcttccAAATAAACTACTCAAAAAGTTCaaggatcctggatgttttaccataccttgcaacattggagcaacatgTTGTGGTAAGACActatgtgatttgggtgtgagtatcaacttgatgcccatgtcaatatttagaaagttagggataggtgaagttagacctagtatggttacacttcaattagcatATCGACCCTTAGcacatctagaaggaaaaatcgaggacgtattggtacgtgtaaaaaaatttatttttcctgctgacTTTGTTAATCTAGACTTTGAACTAGAAAAAGAagtgccaatcatcctaggaaggcctttcctagcaaccggaaggacccttattgatgtgtaaaagggcgagcttactatgcTTATTCAGGAcaatcaggtaacatttaatgtttttaagtctgTGCAATTTCCTaacacaattgatgattgttctgtaGTGTccaatttagagaaattattcatgaaaaaggaactcaactatgttgaggacccattggaacaaattttgacatcagaccCTTCAAtaatgaagaggaggatgaatacttagctttgttagaagctaatcaaaaGGGATTTAACCCGCAATCCCGCTTTGAGCATTTGAAGTTAGAGAATAGGGATTATGCCGAACCAAAAACCtcaatcgaggagccacctaaattagaactggAGTTACTTtcctcacatttaaaatattcttatttagGTAATGCTTCTACTTTGCATGTGATTGTTTCAGTAGAATTAACCGtggagcaagaagagaaactcatcctagtattgaaacaattcaagaaggctatcggatggaccatagctgatattcgtGGCATTAGCCtgtctgtatgcatgcacaagaccATCCTAAAAGATGGTGAGAGagggacgattgatggacaaTGAAGACTGAACCCTATCATGAAGGAtgtggtaaagaaagaaataatcaagtggttagatgcgggtataatttaccccatctcaggCAGTTTATGGGTAAGTCTGGTCTAGTGCGTGCCAAAGAAATGAGGTATTACGGTCGTTGAAAATGAGAATAACAAGTTCATACCGACTAGCACGGTTACGGGATAGAGAATTTGTGTCGATTACCGGAAGCTGAACAAGgtgactaggaaagatcactttcctttgccgTTCTTGGActagatgctggatagactctCGGGAcgagactattactattttttcaATGGATACTCGAGGTATAATCAGGTTACAGTTGCACCAGAAGATAaacacaagacaacattcacctgTCCGTACGGTACACTTGCATTTCGACGCTTGccattttgtttatgtaatgcacctgctacatttcaaagatgtatgatgtctatttttactgacatggttgaaAAATACTTGGAagtctttatggatgatttttcagtatttggagatacatatgatgattgcttAGCCAATATAACCAAGGTACTAAAGCGATGCAAAGAAACAAACCTCAtactcaactgggaaaagtgtcatttcatggtacgagaaggtattgttctagggcatcagATAACGAGACATAGAATCGAGGAAGATAAAGtaaaggtagatgttattgatAAACTTCCACCTCCAACATCTATAAAGAGTGTTaagagctttttgggccacgtTGGTTTCTATCGAAGATTAATCAAAGACTTTtccaaaattgctaaacccttatgcaaattattggagaaggacacgacattcaaatttgatgaggagtgcttaagagctttcaaagATTTGAAGATTCGGTTAGTTTCGGCACCTATAATCGTCACACCAAactgggatttgccatttgaattgatttgtgacgcaagtgacttcgcgATAGGAGCTGTCATGGGCTAGCGAAGGAATAAAGTTTTTCATCACATCTACTAAGCAAGTCGGAGTCTAATAGGATCTCAACTGAATTATACGGTAACAGAGAAAGGGTTACTTGCTATTATGTTTACTTTTGATAAGTTTCAATCCTATCTTATACGTACCAAAGTAACTGTCTATACGAACCATTcgacaattaagtatttacttgccaagaaagacgtTAAGTCGATACTAATCcaatgggtacttctacttcaagagttcgatctagaaattcaagatcgaaagggagtagaaaaccaagtagcagaccacttTTCCAGATTGGAGACACAAGAAGAGaattaaattagcaacggtatctaatgatacattagccttgcataacttgcaagattattgtgattaaattgtttcaaggtagaaatacattgttacctcacgtaatcttttatgtgcttatgagattgaattaattgtttgaattgacatagagttatgtacaagagattactttaatttcataagtatgtatgttcATTAATGCAATTgcttattaaattttgtttaattagttaatttgacatagagatatagtcaagagataaatggattttggtaggtaagtatgttcataagttagcaaattaccaagttgccgtgaatttattcgtaacaatgcgaacatgagtttaataattctaagttaagaaatgtaattaatctaacacaattatgtcatcttgattaaaatcatcttttgaaatcgtgcattggaacttttattttctattcattttacttagttaaaaatcttagtttttgatcacctcctcaaatcaaaacatttttcttcaccaaagtgttttaaattgccttcataaataattcttttcacagtccttgtgggtacgataacttgacatttacttgtcactttattacttgttgtgattgtaTACACTTGCAAATTTCCGTTGTTCCAGTAGTTTGTAAGGCTGACAAAATTCTAGGCAGCTCTTCCAACTAAGCGCCCTTAGCTTTGCCAACTTTCTTCTTGAGGGccgttaaaattttcttattcatCGCTTCTGTTTGGCTATTTGTTTGTGGCGTTTGTGGCATTTTCATTGAGCTAG includes the following:
- the LOC105788499 gene encoding LOW QUALITY PROTEIN: uncharacterized protein LOC105788499 (The sequence of the model RefSeq protein was modified relative to this genomic sequence to represent the inferred CDS: substituted 3 bases at 3 genomic stop codons), yielding MGQLPPHLELQRSRVSCNKDAPIHTERIQYFGAYASMGIDNSSRLDRFSNNFRVEVVRLNEDDMEFDMIGIDAAIANSFRGILIAEVCDFLVYLFSVLTYAMLMTILPIYGVYPXGTWXFFIANLWSLPLGHLVILYFLSLSIVENDQPNEKNTIVFKLHVXCKRGSPHITVKSDALKWLPNGSELVKETRNAASDSSSKPETYTYFGCSQETIPEFVKNPIIPKYPDIIIAKLGPGQEIELEAHAVKGIGKTHAKWSPVATAWYRMLPEVVLLEDIEDDLAEELKSKCPVNVFDIEDLGKGRRRATVARPRACTLCRECIRGDDWEKRVALRHVKDHFIFTIESTGALPPEILFTEAVKILEDKCERVITELS